A single window of Microbacterium oryzae DNA harbors:
- the nrdF gene encoding class 1b ribonucleoside-diphosphate reductase subunit beta, producing MTEKLQLLDHVQAINWNRVEDEKDVEVWNRLTGNFWLPEKVPLSNDIQSWNTLTEHEQLLTMRVFTGLTLLDTVQATVGAVSLIPDALTPHEEAVYTNIAFMESVHAKSYSSIFSTLCSTQEIDEAFRWSVENQNLQKKAQIIMEYYRGDEPLKRKVASTLLESFLFYSGFYLPMHWSSRAKLTNTADLIRLIIRDEAVHGYYIGYKFQKGLERVDEAQRAELKDYTFSLLYELYDNEVQYTQDLYDSVGLTEDVKKFLHYNANKALMNLGYEAMFPSSVTDVNPAILSALSPNADENHDFFSGSGSSYVIGKAVATEDDDWAF from the coding sequence ATGACCGAGAAGCTGCAGCTTCTGGACCACGTCCAGGCGATCAACTGGAATCGCGTCGAGGACGAGAAGGACGTCGAGGTGTGGAACCGCCTCACCGGCAACTTCTGGCTGCCGGAGAAGGTGCCGCTGTCCAACGACATCCAGTCGTGGAACACGCTGACCGAGCACGAGCAGCTGCTCACCATGCGCGTATTCACGGGTCTGACGCTGCTCGACACAGTGCAGGCCACCGTAGGCGCGGTGTCGCTCATCCCCGATGCGCTCACCCCGCACGAGGAGGCCGTCTACACGAACATCGCGTTCATGGAGTCGGTGCACGCGAAGAGCTACTCGTCGATCTTCTCGACGCTGTGCTCGACGCAGGAGATCGATGAGGCCTTCCGGTGGTCGGTGGAGAACCAGAACCTCCAGAAGAAGGCCCAGATCATCATGGAGTACTACCGGGGTGACGAGCCGCTCAAGCGCAAGGTCGCCTCGACCCTGCTCGAGAGCTTCCTCTTCTACTCGGGCTTCTACCTCCCGATGCACTGGTCGAGCCGCGCCAAGCTCACCAACACCGCCGACCTCATCCGCCTCATCATCCGCGACGAGGCCGTGCATGGCTACTACATCGGCTACAAGTTCCAGAAGGGCCTCGAGCGCGTCGACGAGGCGCAGCGCGCGGAGCTCAAGGACTACACGTTCTCGCTGCTGTACGAGCTCTACGACAACGAGGTGCAGTACACGCAGGACCTCTACGACTCCGTCGGCCTCACCGAGGACGTCAAGAAGTTCCTGCACTACAACGCCAACAAGGCGCTGATGAACCTCGGCTACGAGGCGATGTTCCCGTCCTCCGTGACCGACGTGAATCCCGCCATCCTGTCGGCGCTCTCGCCGAACGCCGACGAGAACCACGACTTCTTCTCGGGGTCGGGCTCGTCGTACGTCATCGGCAAGGCCGTCGCGACCGAGGACGACGACTGGGCGTTCTGA
- a CDS encoding sensor histidine kinase, whose protein sequence is MRFTTRVFAMQLLAATAVIAVCVSAFALLGIGQLRDEAESTALAVARTVASDPQVRADVAGFAGRSDLDAATLADGALQEYAAGIVDRTQTLFVVVANDLGLRLAHPDPDLLGRRVSTDFASVIAGEEVIAWERGTLGESVRAKVPVFAPDGGRIVGEVSVGFAPARVFADAPLLVGLFVLIAVVALAVAALVSVVIRRRLERLTRGVQPEELGGLLQSRAAVLEGVHDGVLAVSDDGVVRAANAPALRVVGDDDAVGRHIDELDLPPRLRTALDRALGGDSLVTGELVLSEQVVYVEVRRVGHEGRSLGVVAVLRDRTDVVALAERLDAVRAATNAMRAQRHEFANRMHAVRGMVAAGRTAEAQELLSEFAARGALPEEAGVPVAEPFLRSFLASKRMEARERGVELRVGEDTLLLGVVAEPEDVAAVLGNLVDNAVTAAAAGEEPRWVEVSLLDDRDELALTVTDSGIGVDHPESVFDRARAAEEDETGRVHGRGIGLPLARRFTRRRGGELWLAEARGGGHGAVFAARLPGVMRAAGDDELDGAITSEEGTA, encoded by the coding sequence ATGCGGTTCACCACGCGCGTGTTCGCGATGCAGCTCCTCGCCGCCACCGCGGTCATCGCGGTGTGCGTGTCGGCGTTCGCGCTGCTCGGCATCGGACAGCTGCGCGACGAGGCCGAGTCGACGGCGCTCGCGGTCGCCCGCACGGTCGCCAGCGACCCGCAGGTGCGCGCCGATGTGGCGGGCTTCGCGGGGCGGAGCGATCTCGACGCGGCGACCCTCGCCGACGGCGCGCTGCAGGAGTACGCGGCAGGCATCGTCGACCGCACGCAGACGCTGTTCGTCGTCGTCGCGAACGACCTCGGGCTGCGTCTCGCGCACCCGGATCCGGACCTCCTCGGTCGGCGGGTCAGCACCGACTTCGCCTCCGTGATCGCGGGCGAGGAGGTCATCGCCTGGGAGCGGGGGACGCTGGGGGAGTCGGTGCGCGCGAAGGTCCCCGTCTTCGCTCCGGATGGCGGCAGGATCGTCGGCGAGGTGAGCGTGGGGTTCGCGCCGGCTCGGGTCTTCGCCGACGCGCCGCTCCTCGTCGGCCTGTTCGTGCTGATCGCGGTGGTGGCGCTCGCGGTGGCCGCGCTCGTCTCGGTCGTCATCCGCCGTCGGCTCGAGCGCCTGACGCGCGGCGTGCAGCCGGAGGAGCTGGGCGGTCTGCTGCAGAGCAGAGCCGCGGTGCTCGAGGGGGTGCACGACGGGGTGCTCGCGGTGTCGGACGACGGGGTCGTCCGCGCGGCCAACGCGCCCGCGCTGCGGGTGGTCGGCGACGATGACGCGGTGGGGCGGCACATCGACGAGCTGGACCTCCCGCCGCGCCTCCGTACAGCGCTCGACCGCGCCCTGGGCGGCGACTCCCTCGTCACCGGCGAGCTCGTGCTGTCGGAGCAGGTCGTCTACGTCGAGGTCCGCCGGGTGGGGCACGAGGGGCGCTCGCTCGGAGTCGTCGCGGTGCTGCGCGACCGCACCGACGTGGTGGCGCTGGCGGAGCGGCTCGACGCCGTGCGCGCGGCGACCAACGCCATGCGTGCGCAGCGGCACGAGTTCGCGAACCGGATGCATGCGGTCCGCGGCATGGTCGCGGCGGGGCGGACCGCGGAGGCGCAGGAGCTCCTGTCGGAGTTCGCCGCCCGGGGTGCTCTGCCGGAGGAGGCGGGGGTGCCCGTCGCCGAGCCGTTCCTGCGCTCGTTCCTCGCGTCCAAGAGGATGGAGGCGCGCGAGCGCGGCGTGGAGCTGCGTGTGGGAGAGGACACCCTCCTCCTCGGCGTCGTCGCCGAACCCGAGGATGTGGCCGCGGTGCTGGGCAACCTCGTGGACAACGCCGTGACGGCGGCCGCCGCCGGGGAGGAGCCTCGGTGGGTGGAGGTCTCGCTGCTGGACGACCGGGACGAACTCGCGCTCACGGTGACGGACTCGGGGATCGGCGTCGACCATCCCGAATCGGTCTTCGATCGCGCTCGGGCGGCGGAGGAGGACGAGACCGGACGGGTGCACGGACGGGGGATCGGCCTTCCGCTCGCCCGCCGCTTCACGCGTCGACGGGGCGGCGAGCTCTGGCTCGCGGAGGCGCGTGGCGGCGGCCACGGCGCGGTGTTCGCCGCCCGGCTTCCCGGGGTCATGCGGGCCGCGGGCGACGACGAGCTCGATGGTGCCATCACATCGGAAGAGGGAACGGCATGA
- the nrdE gene encoding class 1b ribonucleoside-diphosphate reductase subunit alpha, protein MVEATALTEADFKHNARFDGMDYHALNAMLNLYDAEGRIQFDADKRAAREYFLQHVNQNTVFFHSLRERLDYLVEKEYYEGAVIEQYPFEFVEKLNAFAYGKKFRFETFLGAFKYYTSYTLKTFDGKRYLERFEDRVVMTALALADGDQDLAWKLVDEIISGRFQPATPTFLNAGKAQRGELVSCFLLRIEDNMESIARGINSALQLSKRGGGVALLLSNIREAGAPIKQIENQSSGIIPVMKLLEDSFSYANQLGARQGAGAVYLSAHHPDIMRFLDTKRENADEKIRIKTLSLGVVVPDITFELARNDEDMYLFSPYDVERVYGVPFGDISVTEKYREMVDDPRIKKTKINARKFFQTLAEIQFESGYPYIMFEDTVNRANPIKGRINMSNLCSEILQVNTPTTLNEDLSYDQIGKDISCNLGSLNIALAMDSPDFGQTVETSIRALTAVSDQSHIRSVRSIEDGNDKSHAIGLGQMNLHGYLARERVFYGSEEGVDFTNIYFYAVLFHALRASNKLAAERGQAFDGFEDSTYASGEFFDKYIEQEWVPQTEKVKQLFANHHIPTQQDWILLKESIQKHGIYNQNLQAVPPTGSISYINNSTSSIHPIASKVEIRKEGKLGRVYYPAPFMTNDNLEYYQDAYEIGYEKVIDTYAAATQHVDQGLSLTLFFKDTATTRDINKAQIYAWRKGIKTIYYIRLRQMALEGTELDMCVSCTL, encoded by the coding sequence ATGGTGGAAGCAACAGCACTGACCGAGGCGGACTTCAAGCACAACGCGCGGTTCGACGGCATGGACTACCACGCCCTCAACGCGATGCTGAATCTGTACGACGCCGAGGGGCGCATCCAGTTCGACGCGGACAAGCGCGCCGCTCGGGAGTACTTCCTCCAGCACGTCAACCAGAACACGGTCTTCTTCCACTCGCTGCGCGAGCGCCTCGACTACCTCGTCGAGAAGGAGTACTACGAGGGCGCTGTCATCGAGCAGTACCCCTTCGAGTTCGTCGAGAAGCTCAACGCCTTCGCCTACGGCAAGAAGTTCCGCTTCGAGACCTTCCTCGGCGCGTTCAAGTACTACACGAGCTACACGCTCAAGACGTTCGACGGCAAGCGCTACCTCGAGCGCTTCGAGGACCGCGTCGTGATGACCGCCCTCGCGCTCGCCGACGGCGATCAGGACCTCGCGTGGAAGCTCGTCGACGAGATCATCTCGGGCCGCTTCCAGCCGGCGACGCCCACGTTCCTCAACGCCGGCAAGGCGCAGCGCGGCGAGCTCGTCAGCTGCTTCCTCCTCCGCATCGAGGACAACATGGAGTCCATCGCGCGCGGCATCAACTCCGCGCTGCAGCTCTCCAAGCGCGGCGGCGGCGTGGCGCTGCTCCTGTCCAACATCCGCGAGGCGGGCGCTCCGATCAAGCAGATCGAGAACCAGTCCAGCGGCATCATCCCCGTGATGAAGCTGCTGGAAGACTCGTTCAGCTACGCGAACCAGCTCGGTGCGCGTCAGGGCGCCGGCGCGGTGTACCTCTCCGCGCACCACCCCGACATCATGCGCTTCCTCGACACCAAGCGCGAGAACGCCGACGAGAAGATCCGCATCAAGACCCTCTCCCTCGGTGTCGTCGTGCCCGACATCACGTTCGAGCTCGCGCGCAACGACGAGGACATGTACCTCTTCTCGCCCTACGACGTCGAGCGCGTCTACGGCGTGCCCTTCGGCGACATCTCGGTCACCGAGAAGTACCGCGAGATGGTCGACGACCCGCGCATCAAGAAGACGAAGATCAACGCGCGCAAGTTCTTCCAGACGCTCGCGGAGATCCAGTTCGAGTCGGGCTACCCGTACATCATGTTCGAGGACACGGTGAACCGGGCCAACCCGATCAAGGGCCGGATCAACATGTCGAACCTCTGCAGCGAGATCCTGCAGGTGAACACGCCGACGACGCTCAACGAGGACCTCTCGTACGACCAGATCGGCAAGGACATCTCCTGCAACCTGGGCTCGCTGAACATCGCGCTCGCGATGGACTCGCCCGACTTCGGGCAGACCGTCGAGACCTCGATCCGCGCGCTCACCGCGGTGAGCGACCAGAGCCACATCCGCTCGGTGCGCTCGATCGAAGACGGCAACGACAAGTCGCACGCGATCGGCCTCGGGCAGATGAACCTGCACGGCTACCTCGCTCGCGAGCGCGTCTTCTACGGCTCGGAAGAGGGCGTCGACTTCACGAACATCTACTTCTACGCGGTGCTGTTCCACGCCCTGCGGGCGTCGAACAAGCTCGCGGCCGAGCGCGGCCAGGCCTTCGACGGGTTCGAGGACTCGACGTACGCCTCGGGCGAGTTCTTCGACAAGTACATCGAGCAGGAGTGGGTGCCGCAGACGGAGAAGGTGAAGCAGCTCTTCGCGAACCACCACATCCCGACGCAGCAGGACTGGATCCTCCTGAAGGAGTCCATCCAGAAGCACGGCATCTACAACCAGAACCTGCAGGCGGTGCCTCCGACCGGCTCCATCTCGTACATCAACAACTCGACGTCGTCGATCCACCCGATCGCGTCGAAGGTCGAGATCCGCAAGGAGGGCAAGCTCGGCCGCGTCTACTACCCGGCGCCGTTCATGACGAACGACAACCTGGAGTACTACCAGGACGCGTACGAGATCGGCTACGAGAAGGTCATCGACACGTACGCCGCGGCCACGCAGCACGTCGACCAGGGCCTCTCGCTCACGCTGTTCTTCAAGGACACCGCGACCACGCGCGACATCAACAAGGCCCAGATCTACGCATGGCGCAAGGGCATCAAGACGATCTACTACATCCGTCTCCGTCAGATGGCCCTCGAGGGCACGGAGCTGGACATGTGCGTCAGCTGCACGCTCTGA
- a CDS encoding CitMHS family transporter, whose product MLVILGFTMILAFMVLIMTKRLTPMVALILVPTIFGLFAGAGLGIGDMVLSAIGDMAPTAALLMFAIMYFGIMIDVGLFDPLIRFITRTLGNDPAKVVLGTALLAGAVSLDGDGSTTFIITTSAMLPLYLRLGMSPVVLTCVAGLMNGTLNIVPWGGPTVRAATALGLQPTDVFVPMIPSLAVGLAVALGLSWLLGLSERRRIGRLSLDALDDIPADGGSTRAGRFGMRVPQLRSGVGTPGARAVLGTTNMLTIQGSGSAGPAVLTEDERDTAMADTMLSPDRPTLRPKLIWLNLALTVAVMVLLVLDVMPLAFVFMIGTGVALVLNFPKLKEQSAEIVAHAPSIVGVVSMVLAAGVLVGVLDGTGMVTAMADWVVEIVPPALGPFFAVITGLLSIPMTFFMSNDAFYYGILPILAESAATYGIAPVEMARASVIGQPVHLQSPLVPAILLLVSLANVNLGDHHKKVLWRALVVSLVMLAVGILVGSVPLG is encoded by the coding sequence ATGCTCGTCATCCTCGGTTTCACCATGATCCTCGCGTTCATGGTGCTCATCATGACCAAGCGGCTCACGCCGATGGTCGCGCTCATCCTCGTGCCCACCATCTTCGGCCTCTTCGCGGGCGCCGGGCTGGGCATCGGCGACATGGTCCTCTCGGCCATCGGCGACATGGCGCCCACCGCCGCGCTGCTGATGTTCGCGATCATGTACTTCGGCATCATGATCGACGTGGGCCTGTTCGACCCGCTCATCCGCTTCATCACGCGCACGCTCGGCAACGACCCGGCGAAGGTCGTGCTCGGCACGGCGCTCCTCGCCGGTGCGGTCTCGCTCGACGGCGACGGCTCGACCACGTTCATCATCACGACGTCGGCGATGCTGCCGCTCTACCTGCGCCTCGGGATGAGCCCCGTGGTCCTCACGTGCGTCGCCGGCCTCATGAACGGCACGCTCAACATCGTGCCGTGGGGCGGCCCGACCGTCCGCGCCGCCACCGCGCTCGGCCTGCAGCCCACCGACGTGTTCGTGCCGATGATCCCGTCCCTCGCCGTCGGCCTCGCCGTCGCGCTCGGTCTGTCGTGGCTGCTCGGGCTCTCCGAGCGCCGCCGCATCGGCAGGCTCTCGCTCGATGCGCTCGACGACATCCCGGCGGACGGCGGCAGCACGCGCGCAGGACGCTTCGGCATGCGCGTTCCCCAGCTCCGCTCGGGCGTCGGCACCCCCGGTGCGCGCGCCGTGCTCGGCACCACGAACATGCTGACGATCCAGGGCTCCGGCTCGGCCGGCCCCGCGGTCCTCACCGAGGACGAGCGCGACACCGCGATGGCCGACACCATGCTGAGCCCCGACCGGCCGACGCTGCGGCCGAAGCTCATCTGGCTGAACCTCGCGCTCACGGTCGCCGTCATGGTGCTGCTCGTGCTCGACGTCATGCCGCTCGCGTTCGTCTTCATGATCGGCACCGGCGTCGCCCTCGTGCTGAACTTCCCGAAGCTGAAGGAGCAGAGCGCGGAGATCGTCGCGCATGCGCCGAGCATCGTGGGCGTCGTCTCGATGGTGCTGGCCGCCGGCGTGCTCGTCGGCGTGCTGGATGGCACGGGCATGGTCACCGCGATGGCCGACTGGGTCGTCGAGATCGTGCCGCCGGCGCTCGGCCCGTTCTTCGCCGTCATCACCGGGCTGCTGTCGATCCCGATGACGTTCTTCATGTCGAACGACGCGTTCTACTACGGCATCCTGCCGATCCTCGCGGAGAGCGCGGCGACCTACGGCATCGCGCCGGTCGAGATGGCGCGCGCATCGGTGATCGGCCAGCCCGTCCACCTGCAGAGCCCGCTCGTCCCGGCCATCCTGCTGCTGGTCTCGCTGGCGAACGTCAACCTCGGCGATCACCACAAGAAGGTGCTGTGGCGTGCCCTCGTCGTCTCGCTCGTCATGCTCGCCGTCGGCATCCTCGTCGGATCGGTGCCGCTGGGCTGA